The window AGCTAGATTTTTAGTTTACAACATGTTACAAAAGATGAGACCAGTATATAAGAGTTTAAATATAGAAACAGTTGTAAGAATCAATGCTTTAGATACAGAGTATGGAGTAGAGGACTTAGAATTTATTGTAAGAGCTCAGCCAGATATCATAAGAATACCTAAAACAGATACACCAAAAGATGTTTTAGATGTTGAGGCTCATGTAGAAAGAATTGAAAAAGAGGCTGGAATTCCAGTTGGAACAACAAAGTTAATGGTAGCTATAGAGAGTCCATTAGGAGCTTTAAACGCTTACCAAATTGCAACTTCTTCAAAGAGACTAGTAGGAATGGCTATTGGTGGAGAGGACTATGTAACTAACTTAAAAACAAATAGATCTCCAGAAGGTGTAGAGTTATTCACAGGAAGAGGATTAATAGTAATGGCAGCTAGAGCAGCTGGAATAGATGCTTTAGATTCTGTTTACTCAGATGTAAATAATGACGAAGGATTTATAAAAGAAGCAACAATGATTAAGCAAATGGGATTCTCAGGAAAATCATTAATTCACCCAAGACAAATTGAGTTACTTCACAAAGTATATACTCCTTCAGATATTGATATAAAGAAAGCTAAGAAAATTGTAGATGCAACAAGAGAAGCTTTAGAGCAAAATAAAG of the Cetobacterium sp. NK01 genome contains:
- a CDS encoding aldolase/citrate lyase family protein → MKLRRSMLFIPGNNPGVIKDVHIYRPDSIMFDLEDAIAVTEKDSARFLVYNMLQKMRPVYKSLNIETVVRINALDTEYGVEDLEFIVRAQPDIIRIPKTDTPKDVLDVEAHVERIEKEAGIPVGTTKLMVAIESPLGALNAYQIATSSKRLVGMAIGGEDYVTNLKTNRSPEGVELFTGRGLIVMAARAAGIDALDSVYSDVNNDEGFIKEATMIKQMGFSGKSLIHPRQIELLHKVYTPSDIDIKKAKKIVDATREALEQNKGVFTVDGKMVDKPIIERAEHVLRLAKAAGVRLGGDE